The following coding sequences are from one Syntrophomonadaceae bacterium window:
- the carA gene encoding glutamine-hydrolyzing carbamoyl-phosphate synthase small subunit, which produces MNRAVLVLADGTVFEGTNFGAAGETIGEVVFNTSMIGYQEILTDPSYKGQIVAMTYTQIGNYGVNDEDVESAGGVQAEGLVVKEYLDFPSNWRAGGGNAGCKSLGGYMQDQGIVGIQGIDTRALTIHLRNYGSQMGIISTVDFDVQSLLVKVRAHPEIRAVDLVQEVSTDKPYRWPQDCRPWYNLTDKSEAELKVVVYDLGVKYSILRCLAAAGFAVTVVPALTPAEEVLEMDCDGVVLSNGPGDPATVTYAVASAKKLLDKKPLFGICLGHQILGLAMGGRTYKLKFGHHGGNHPVVDLETGRVEITAQNHNYCVDIGSLGGQARLTHKNLYDGTEEGMRHTELPVFSVQHHPEAGPGPYDAIHLFSRFKEMIGGRG; this is translated from the coding sequence ATGAACAGGGCAGTATTGGTCCTGGCCGATGGGACTGTTTTTGAGGGAACAAACTTTGGGGCAGCAGGAGAAACAATTGGAGAGGTGGTATTTAACACCTCGATGATCGGTTATCAGGAGATCTTAACCGACCCCTCCTACAAAGGACAGATTGTGGCAATGACCTACACCCAGATCGGTAATTACGGCGTTAACGACGAGGATGTGGAGTCTGCCGGAGGCGTGCAGGCAGAAGGCCTTGTGGTGAAGGAATACCTTGATTTTCCCAGTAATTGGCGTGCCGGCGGAGGCAATGCGGGTTGCAAGTCACTGGGCGGTTACATGCAAGATCAAGGGATTGTCGGCATTCAAGGAATTGATACCCGGGCTTTAACAATTCATCTGCGCAATTACGGTTCACAGATGGGGATTATCTCCACGGTCGATTTTGATGTCCAAAGCTTGCTTGTAAAAGTCAGGGCGCACCCGGAGATCAGGGCAGTTGATCTGGTGCAGGAGGTTTCGACGGATAAACCATATCGTTGGCCGCAGGATTGCCGGCCGTGGTACAATCTAACAGATAAGAGCGAAGCAGAGCTTAAGGTAGTGGTATACGACCTGGGTGTTAAATACAGTATCTTGCGTTGTCTGGCAGCAGCCGGTTTTGCTGTGACAGTGGTGCCGGCGCTCACACCGGCCGAAGAAGTGCTGGAGATGGACTGCGATGGTGTGGTTTTAAGCAATGGGCCTGGCGACCCGGCCACAGTGACCTATGCTGTTGCAAGCGCTAAAAAACTGCTGGATAAAAAGCCGCTGTTTGGCATTTGCCTGGGACATCAGATCTTGGGGTTGGCAATGGGTGGCCGGACATACAAGCTTAAGTTCGGGCATCACGGCGGGAATCATCCCGTGGTGGACCTGGAAACAGGCCGGGTCGAAATTACAGCGCAAAACCATAACTACTGTGTGGATATCGGCAGCTTGGGGGGTCAAGCCCGGCTGACGCATAAAAACCTGTACGATGGGACAGAAGAAGGGATGCGCCATACGGAACTGCCAGTCTTTTCCGTTCAGCACCATCCGGAAGCCGGACCAGGGCCATATGATGCGATCCATCTTTTTAGCAGGTTTAAAGAAATGATTGGAGGCAGAGGGTAA
- the cimA gene encoding citramalate synthase, whose product MKIFVYDTTLRDGTQGEGISLTVEDKLKIAAKLDYLGVDYIEGGWPGSNPKDLEFFRRARHLPLCHAKLAAFGSTRRPGARVDLDPNILALIHSGTSVVTLVGKSWDLHVTQALSTTLAENLAMIRESVFYLKDHGLEVIYDAEHFFDGFRCNPIYALDTLIAAREAGADWLVLCDTNGGSMPFQIEQTVKEVISQIPAVSLGIHTHNDSDLAVANSLAAVLAGARQVQGTVNGWGERCGNASLCSVISNLEAKLGYQVLPPGHLQRLTEVARYASEIANVVQPGNLPFVGISAFAHKGGIHASAVMKNSQTYEHMSPETVGNQRRVLVSELAGAASLRFKAEEMGLMLDEKAIRGLVEEIKQLEHLGYQFEGAEASLELLMQRVLGRYWPTFKLESFKVLVEKRAGENLISEAVMKIRVNEAIVHTAAEGKGPVNALDNALRKALEEFYPGIKEMHLTDYKVRVLEEKDGTEAKVRVLIESRDRQSSWSTVGVSENIIEASWQALVDSMNYLLLKRTALSALAPPIARVADQA is encoded by the coding sequence ATGAAAATATTTGTCTATGACACAACTTTAAGGGACGGCACCCAAGGTGAAGGCATCAGTTTGACGGTAGAGGATAAATTGAAAATAGCCGCCAAACTTGACTACCTTGGTGTCGACTATATTGAAGGGGGCTGGCCTGGATCCAACCCCAAAGACTTGGAGTTTTTTCGCCGGGCCCGCCACCTGCCCCTTTGCCATGCCAAACTGGCCGCCTTCGGCAGCACCAGGCGGCCCGGGGCCAGGGTAGATCTGGACCCAAATATTCTGGCTCTGATCCATAGCGGGACATCTGTAGTAACTTTGGTAGGTAAAAGCTGGGATTTGCACGTGACCCAGGCCCTTTCCACCACCCTGGCGGAGAACCTGGCCATGATCAGGGAGTCCGTTTTTTACCTGAAAGATCATGGGCTGGAAGTGATTTATGATGCCGAGCACTTTTTTGACGGTTTCCGCTGTAATCCCATATATGCTCTGGATACTCTGATTGCTGCCAGGGAAGCCGGGGCGGACTGGCTGGTCCTTTGCGACACCAACGGCGGCAGCATGCCCTTTCAGATAGAACAGACAGTAAAAGAAGTGATCTCCCAAATACCAGCTGTCTCTTTAGGAATTCATACCCATAACGACAGCGACCTGGCAGTGGCAAATTCCCTGGCAGCGGTTCTGGCCGGCGCCCGGCAGGTCCAGGGTACTGTTAACGGCTGGGGTGAACGTTGTGGAAATGCCAGCCTCTGTTCCGTTATTTCTAACCTGGAGGCCAAGCTGGGTTACCAGGTCTTACCGCCCGGACACCTGCAGCGGCTAACTGAAGTAGCCCGTTATGCCAGCGAGATAGCTAATGTGGTCCAACCAGGGAATCTGCCCTTTGTGGGCATCAGCGCCTTTGCTCACAAGGGAGGGATCCATGCCAGCGCTGTAATGAAAAACTCGCAGACCTATGAGCACATGTCCCCTGAAACAGTTGGCAATCAGCGGCGGGTGCTGGTTTCGGAGCTGGCGGGTGCGGCCAGCCTCCGGTTCAAAGCGGAGGAAATGGGCCTTATGCTGGATGAAAAAGCGATCAGGGGTCTGGTAGAGGAAATAAAACAACTGGAACACCTGGGATACCAGTTCGAAGGAGCGGAAGCATCCCTGGAATTGCTGATGCAAAGGGTATTGGGCCGCTACTGGCCGACTTTCAAGCTGGAGTCTTTTAAGGTCTTGGTGGAAAAGCGGGCGGGTGAAAACCTGATTTCCGAAGCGGTGATGAAAATACGGGTAAATGAAGCGATTGTCCATACGGCCGCTGAAGGCAAGGGGCCGGTCAATGCTCTGGACAATGCCCTGCGCAAGGCCCTGGAAGAATTTTACCCCGGTATTAAAGAAATGCATTTAACAGATTATAAAGTGCGGGTGTTGGAGGAAAAAGACGGCACAGAAGCCAAGGTGCGGGTCTTGATCGAATCCAGAGACAGACAGTCCAGCTGGAGTACCGTCGGTGTTTCCGAAAACATCATCGAAGCAAGCTGGCAGGCCCTGGTGGATAGCATGAATTATCTCCTGCTAAAACGCACGGCGCTATCCGCCCTGGCACCGCCCATCGCCAGAGTTGCCGATCAGGCATAG
- the leuB gene encoding 3-isopropylmalate dehydrogenase, translating to MEYKVAILPGDGIGPEIIPEAMMVLEKVGQTYGFRVKFSVGLIGGAALDAVGHPLPEETLELCRQSQAILLGAVGGPKWDDYPVHLRPEVGALLPLRKKLGLYANLRPVYLFASLEEASALKREVVSGTDLLVIRELTGGLYFGEKKREHTPAGQVAIDTLVYTEQEVRRIARLAFLMAEKRRGMVTSVDKANVLESSRMWREIVNEVKKEFPGVLLNHMYVDNCAMQLVRNPRQFDVIVTENMFGDILTDQASMLSGSIGMLASASIGGEVALYEPAHGSAPDIAGQGKANPLATILSAALMLENSFNQLEAAASIRRAVEQVLKDGHRTADLAVTGQEAVNTQAMGNLVLRALST from the coding sequence ATGGAGTATAAAGTAGCGATTCTGCCAGGGGATGGCATTGGCCCGGAAATTATCCCGGAAGCAATGATGGTCCTGGAAAAAGTGGGGCAGACCTATGGTTTCAGAGTTAAATTCTCTGTCGGATTAATCGGCGGGGCGGCCCTGGATGCCGTCGGGCATCCCTTGCCGGAAGAAACCCTGGAACTCTGCCGCCAGAGCCAGGCCATATTGCTGGGAGCAGTTGGCGGGCCTAAGTGGGACGATTATCCCGTTCACCTGCGGCCGGAAGTTGGGGCACTTTTGCCTTTACGGAAAAAACTAGGGCTTTATGCTAACTTGCGTCCCGTTTACTTGTTCGCTTCCCTGGAGGAGGCTTCCGCCCTGAAGCGGGAAGTTGTGTCCGGGACAGACCTTTTGGTGATCAGGGAATTGACCGGGGGACTGTACTTTGGCGAGAAGAAAAGGGAACACACCCCTGCCGGGCAGGTGGCTATCGATACCCTTGTCTATACAGAACAGGAAGTCCGCCGGATTGCCCGCCTGGCTTTCTTAATGGCTGAGAAACGCCGGGGTATGGTGACTTCGGTTGACAAGGCCAACGTCCTGGAGAGTTCCCGGATGTGGCGGGAAATAGTTAACGAGGTTAAGAAAGAGTTTCCCGGGGTTTTGCTTAATCACATGTATGTGGATAACTGCGCCATGCAGCTGGTGCGGAATCCGCGCCAGTTTGATGTGATTGTAACCGAAAACATGTTTGGCGACATCCTGACAGACCAGGCCTCCATGCTCTCAGGCTCGATCGGCATGCTGGCCTCAGCGAGTATCGGGGGAGAAGTAGCCCTTTACGAACCTGCCCACGGGTCAGCGCCGGACATTGCCGGCCAGGGGAAAGCCAACCCCTTAGCCACGATCCTTTCGGCAGCCTTGATGCTGGAGAACAGCTTTAACCAGTTGGAAGCTGCAGCCAGCATCCGCCGGGCAGTTGAACAAGTGCTGAAAGATGGCCACCGCACTGCGGATCTGGCGGTAACCGGACAGGAAGCTGTAAATACTCAGGCGATGGGGAACCTGGTGCTCCGAGCCTTATCAACTTGA
- the leuD gene encoding 3-isopropylmalate dehydratase small subunit — translation MKITGRVWKFGHDVDTDAIIPARYMNTIDPAEMARHCMEDADPTFAAKVQKGDIIVAGKNFGCGSSREHAPIALKAAGVSCVVAQSFARIFYRNSFNIGLPIFESPAASAAIQEGDLLEIDAATGIITNLSKNEKYQASPFPEFMQQLIAAGGLMNYVAERMKKNGV, via the coding sequence ATGAAAATTACAGGACGTGTATGGAAGTTCGGCCACGATGTGGATACAGATGCTATTATTCCGGCGAGATACATGAATACCATTGACCCAGCGGAAATGGCCCGCCACTGTATGGAGGATGCCGACCCCACTTTTGCCGCCAAGGTGCAAAAAGGCGACATCATTGTGGCCGGAAAAAACTTCGGCTGCGGCAGTTCCCGGGAACATGCCCCGATTGCACTCAAGGCAGCTGGTGTCTCCTGCGTGGTGGCCCAATCCTTTGCCCGGATTTTCTACCGCAATTCTTTTAATATCGGGCTGCCTATTTTTGAATCGCCTGCAGCCTCTGCGGCGATCCAGGAGGGGGATCTCCTGGAAATTGACGCCGCTACAGGAATAATCACCAATTTGTCTAAAAACGAAAAGTACCAGGCTAGCCCTTTTCCGGAGTTTATGCAGCAGCTGATTGCCGCCGGCGGCCTGATGAACTACGTGGCAGAGAGGATGAAAAAGAATGGAGTATAA
- the leuC gene encoding 3-isopropylmalate dehydratase large subunit: MGMTIAEKILADHAGLAQVSPGQLIIARVDVVLGNDITAPVAIKEFEKLGLDRVFNPEAIVLVPDHFTPNKDIKSAELAKTLREFAKKHKITNYFEVGRMGIEHCLLPEAGLALPGDLIIGADSHTVTYGALGAFATGVGSTDMAAAMATGEAWFKVPETIKFIYHGKLKPWVGGKDLILHTIGDIGVDGARYMSMEFTGEVIDSLPMDGRFTMANMAIEAGGKAGMFIPDEAVLAYIKPRAKRPYRLYNSDPDAVYTRVVEYDVSKLEPQVALPHSPENARAVSQVGNVAIDQVVIGSCTNGRIQDLREAAQVLQGKSVHPDVRLIIIPGTQAIYLQAVHEGLVETFIKAGAVVSTPTCGPCLGGYMGILAKGERAVSTTNRNFVGRMGHPESEVYLTGPAVAAASAVTGKISAPEEVVG; encoded by the coding sequence ATGGGAATGACCATTGCGGAGAAGATCCTGGCCGATCACGCGGGGCTGGCTCAGGTGTCTCCAGGACAGTTAATCATTGCCAGGGTTGATGTGGTTTTAGGCAATGATATTACGGCTCCGGTAGCCATCAAGGAATTCGAAAAACTGGGTCTGGACCGGGTTTTTAATCCGGAAGCCATTGTGCTGGTTCCTGACCATTTTACCCCAAATAAGGACATCAAGTCGGCGGAACTTGCCAAGACCTTGCGGGAATTTGCTAAAAAACACAAGATTACCAACTATTTTGAAGTGGGGCGGATGGGTATTGAGCACTGCCTGTTGCCGGAAGCAGGTTTGGCCCTGCCCGGGGACCTGATTATCGGCGCCGATTCCCATACCGTGACCTATGGCGCTTTGGGAGCCTTTGCCACGGGGGTAGGCAGCACCGATATGGCAGCCGCCATGGCTACAGGCGAGGCCTGGTTCAAGGTGCCTGAAACAATCAAATTTATCTATCATGGCAAACTTAAACCCTGGGTAGGGGGCAAGGACTTGATCCTACATACAATAGGTGATATTGGAGTTGACGGGGCCCGCTACATGTCCATGGAGTTTACCGGGGAAGTTATTGACAGCCTCCCGATGGACGGCCGCTTCACCATGGCCAACATGGCTATTGAAGCCGGCGGCAAGGCGGGGATGTTTATCCCCGATGAGGCAGTTTTGGCATATATTAAGCCACGGGCGAAACGGCCTTACCGCCTCTATAACAGCGACCCGGATGCCGTGTATACACGGGTGGTTGAGTATGACGTAAGCAAGCTGGAACCGCAAGTTGCCCTGCCCCATTCCCCGGAGAACGCCAGAGCAGTAAGCCAGGTAGGCAATGTTGCTATTGACCAGGTTGTGATCGGTTCTTGCACCAACGGCCGCATCCAGGACCTGCGGGAAGCTGCCCAGGTCTTGCAGGGCAAAAGCGTCCACCCGGATGTGCGGCTGATCATTATTCCCGGTACTCAGGCTATTTACCTGCAAGCGGTCCATGAGGGCTTAGTGGAAACATTTATCAAGGCCGGCGCTGTGGTCAGCACCCCCACCTGCGGGCCGTGTCTGGGCGGTTATATGGGGATTTTAGCCAAAGGCGAGCGGGCAGTGTCTACTACAAACCGCAATTTTGTCGGGCGAATGGGACATCCCGAAAGCGAAGTTTACTTAACCGGCCCGGCAGTGGCGGCCGCCAGTGCCGTAACCGGCAAAATAAGCGCTCCAGAGGAGGTGGTTGGCTAA
- a CDS encoding 2-isopropylmalate synthase, whose amino-acid sequence MSKRVYIFDTTLRDGEQSPGVSLNIKEKLEIAHQLAKLKVDVVEAGFPIASKGDFDAVTAVAREVQGPIIAALARVGEKDIDRAWEAVKYSARPRIHTFLATSDIHLKYKLRMTREEVLDALVRGIRHAKRYTSDVEFSPEDGSRTDLDFMCRVVERAIDAGATVINIPDTVGYGTPLEFGLFIRSIKERVPNMDKAILSVHCHNDLGLAVANSLAALENGAEQIEGAINGIGERAGNTAIEEIVMALHTRKDLYPFYTGIVTEEIYRTSKLVSTLTGMPIQYNKAIVGKNAFAHESGIHQDGVLKERSTYEIMNPAMIGLVVNNIVLGKHSGRHAFKQRLEELGYRLNEQELEKAFARFKDLADRKKELADKDLEAIVDAEARSMPEKYRLQSMHVSSGNQVVPTATLSILVGETLVSEAAVGDGPVDAVFKVVDKISGVNVYLKHYALSAVTGGKDAIGEVTVKVEYKGKVFVGRGISTDIIEASAKAYINAINKIFYEIGEGNINGNNGK is encoded by the coding sequence ATGAGCAAACGGGTGTACATCTTTGACACCACCCTGCGGGACGGTGAACAATCCCCTGGTGTCAGCCTGAACATTAAAGAAAAGCTGGAGATTGCCCACCAGCTGGCAAAATTAAAGGTGGATGTGGTGGAGGCCGGCTTCCCCATTGCCTCCAAGGGTGACTTTGATGCCGTTACGGCTGTTGCCAGAGAAGTGCAGGGCCCGATCATAGCGGCCCTGGCCAGAGTCGGCGAAAAGGACATCGACCGGGCCTGGGAAGCGGTTAAATACTCGGCCAGGCCCCGCATCCATACCTTTTTGGCTACTTCGGACATCCACTTGAAATACAAGTTGCGGATGACCAGGGAAGAGGTTTTGGATGCCCTGGTGAGAGGCATCCGCCATGCCAAGAGGTATACCTCTGATGTGGAGTTTTCCCCGGAAGACGGTTCCCGGACCGACCTCGACTTCATGTGCCGGGTGGTGGAAAGGGCTATTGATGCCGGAGCTACCGTGATCAATATTCCGGATACGGTTGGCTATGGCACACCACTGGAATTTGGTCTGTTTATCCGCTCGATCAAGGAAAGAGTTCCTAACATGGATAAAGCTATTCTAAGCGTCCATTGCCATAACGACCTGGGCCTGGCGGTGGCGAATTCCCTGGCAGCCCTGGAAAATGGCGCTGAACAAATCGAGGGTGCTATCAACGGCATTGGGGAGCGGGCCGGGAATACTGCCATCGAAGAAATTGTGATGGCCCTCCACACCCGGAAGGACCTGTACCCCTTTTATACCGGCATCGTTACCGAGGAGATCTACCGCACCAGCAAGCTGGTCAGCACCCTGACCGGAATGCCAATTCAATACAACAAGGCAATTGTGGGCAAGAATGCTTTTGCTCATGAGTCCGGCATCCACCAGGACGGGGTTTTGAAAGAGCGATCTACTTACGAAATTATGAATCCGGCCATGATCGGCCTGGTGGTAAACAATATTGTTTTAGGCAAACACTCCGGCCGTCATGCCTTTAAACAGCGGCTGGAAGAACTGGGCTACAGGCTGAATGAACAGGAGCTGGAAAAGGCCTTTGCCCGCTTTAAAGATCTGGCCGATCGCAAAAAGGAACTGGCTGATAAAGACCTGGAGGCAATTGTCGATGCCGAGGCCAGGTCGATGCCGGAGAAGTACCGTTTACAGTCGATGCATGTTTCCAGTGGCAACCAGGTGGTGCCAACCGCCACCTTGAGCATCCTTGTGGGCGAAACTCTGGTCAGCGAGGCCGCCGTTGGTGACGGGCCGGTGGATGCCGTGTTTAAGGTAGTGGATAAGATCTCCGGTGTTAATGTATACCTGAAACACTATGCCTTAAGTGCCGTAACCGGCGGTAAGGACGCAATCGGCGAGGTTACGGTAAAGGTTGAGTACAAAGGCAAGGTATTCGTAGGCCGGGGGATCAGCACTGACATCATCGAGGCCAGCGCCAAAGCCTATATCAATGCCATCAACAAGATTTTCTATGAGATCGGTGAGGGAAATATAAATGGGAATAACGGAAAGTAG
- the ilvB gene encoding biosynthetic-type acetolactate synthase large subunit: protein MGISGAQALIKCLKEAGVDTVFGIPGGSVLPVYDALYDSGIRHVLVRLEQAGVHAASGYARIKGQPGVCLATSGPGATNLVTGLATAYMDSIPLVAITGQVPTSMVGTDAFQEVDITGITIPITKHNYLVKDVNDLPRILKEAFHIAGTGRPGPVLVDIPKDVAVAECLVKAPVEVDLKGYKPNYQGHPTQIKNLVRLIEEAERPLIYAGGGIVSSKASDLLVQLALAISAPVTTTLMGLGSFPEIHPLALGMLGLHGRPCANLAVGEADLIIGLGVRFDDRVTGLIDKFAPQAKKVHVDIDPAEIGKNVEVNLPIVGELSLVMREVLRLTAPARRQSWLDRIQVLKEERPLRYRRDGNELRPQYIIEQLGELSRHQAIVTADVGQHQMWTAQYYGFARPGSFLTSGGLGTMGYGFPAAIGAQLADPDALVVTVTGDGSFQMHLAEMATAVEQNLPVKILLLNNNNLGMVRQLQRHYCDNRYIGIEYTGNPDFMKLALCYGAAAYQIADKSEVRPVLAEALNNKRLTIIECLIKRCEMVYPMVPNAKGLQEMIEFEQGEE from the coding sequence TTGGGAATCTCAGGAGCTCAGGCCTTGATCAAGTGCCTGAAAGAAGCAGGGGTTGATACGGTATTCGGCATCCCAGGGGGAAGCGTTCTGCCGGTTTATGATGCCCTGTATGATTCAGGCATCCGCCATGTGCTGGTGCGCCTTGAACAGGCGGGAGTTCATGCCGCCAGCGGGTATGCCAGGATCAAGGGGCAGCCGGGGGTTTGCCTTGCCACCTCTGGTCCCGGCGCTACCAACCTGGTTACCGGCCTGGCCACGGCCTATATGGACTCAATCCCGCTGGTGGCCATTACCGGTCAGGTGCCAACTTCGATGGTGGGGACTGACGCCTTCCAGGAGGTTGACATCACCGGAATCACTATTCCCATTACCAAGCATAATTACCTGGTAAAGGACGTTAATGACCTGCCCAGGATCTTAAAAGAGGCTTTTCATATCGCCGGCACCGGCCGTCCTGGCCCTGTGCTGGTGGATATTCCGAAAGATGTTGCCGTGGCGGAATGCCTGGTTAAAGCCCCGGTAGAGGTTGACCTGAAAGGGTATAAGCCAAACTACCAGGGCCATCCCACCCAGATCAAAAACCTGGTCAGACTCATCGAAGAAGCTGAACGCCCATTGATTTACGCCGGCGGAGGCATCGTCAGCTCCAAAGCGTCTGATTTGCTGGTGCAGCTGGCTCTAGCTATCAGCGCGCCGGTGACCACAACCCTGATGGGCCTGGGGAGCTTTCCTGAAATTCACCCCCTGGCTTTGGGTATGCTGGGCCTCCACGGCCGGCCCTGTGCCAACCTGGCAGTGGGTGAAGCGGATCTGATTATCGGCCTAGGCGTCCGGTTTGATGACAGGGTTACCGGCCTGATCGACAAATTCGCGCCGCAGGCAAAAAAAGTCCATGTAGATATTGACCCTGCAGAGATTGGAAAAAACGTGGAAGTTAACCTGCCCATTGTAGGTGAATTGAGCCTGGTAATGAGGGAAGTGCTCAGATTGACCGCCCCGGCCCGGCGGCAATCCTGGCTGGACCGGATTCAGGTGTTAAAGGAAGAGCGTCCCTTGCGGTACCGGCGGGACGGAAATGAGCTTCGCCCCCAGTATATTATTGAACAGTTAGGCGAGCTTTCCCGCCACCAGGCCATTGTTACTGCTGACGTGGGTCAGCACCAGATGTGGACGGCCCAGTATTACGGTTTTGCTCGCCCGGGCAGTTTCCTGACCTCTGGCGGTCTTGGCACAATGGGCTATGGTTTCCCGGCGGCTATTGGCGCTCAATTGGCGGATCCCGATGCCCTGGTGGTTACAGTAACAGGGGATGGCAGCTTCCAGATGCATCTGGCTGAAATGGCCACGGCAGTGGAACAGAACCTGCCGGTAAAAATCCTCCTCTTAAATAACAATAATCTGGGCATGGTGCGCCAGTTGCAGCGGCATTACTGCGACAACCGCTATATCGGCATCGAATACACCGGCAACCCGGATTTCATGAAACTGGCTCTTTGTTATGGCGCGGCCGCCTATCAAATAGCGGATAAAAGCGAAGTGAGGCCGGTTCTGGCAGAAGCTCTGAACAACAAGCGCCTGACAATAATTGAATGCCTGATCAAGAGGTGTGAAATGGTTTATCCCATGGTGCCAAACGCCAAAGGCTTGCAGGAAATGATTGAATTTGAGCAGGGGGAGGAATAA
- the ilvN gene encoding acetolactate synthase small subunit: MKHTLAVLVENRPGVLTRIAGLFSRRGYNIDSLAVGRTENPAISRMTIVVEGDDRVIEQVGKQLYKLIDVIKLTDITSEEYVDRELFLIKVNADPAARGEIMQIVDIFRARIVDIGKNSLIIEATGDEGKINAIESALRPFGIREVVRTGKIAMVRGPK; encoded by the coding sequence TTGAAACACACCTTAGCTGTGCTGGTTGAGAACCGCCCCGGGGTGCTGACCCGCATTGCCGGACTTTTTAGCCGGCGGGGGTACAATATCGACAGCCTGGCTGTGGGGCGGACTGAGAATCCGGCTATCTCCCGGATGACGATCGTGGTGGAAGGGGACGACCGGGTAATCGAACAGGTAGGCAAACAGCTTTATAAGTTGATCGATGTGATCAAACTGACGGATATCACCAGCGAAGAATACGTGGACAGGGAGCTATTTTTAATCAAGGTTAATGCTGACCCGGCTGCCCGGGGGGAAATCATGCAAATCGTTGATATTTTCCGGGCCCGGATCGTAGACATTGGAAAAAACTCCCTGATCATTGAGGCCACTGGCGATGAGGGCAAGATTAATGCCATTGAAAGCGCATTAAGGCCCTTTGGCATCAGGGAAGTGGTCCGCACCGGCAAGATCGCCATGGTCCGGGGGCCAAAGTAA